In Neokomagataea tanensis, one genomic interval encodes:
- a CDS encoding DUF2987 domain-containing protein, with protein sequence MRKIYAILFLGFLIVQPLWADETIEVAGRRVHKVADYKRLIRVSDRFQKFPERARHGLSLVFVGETEPDHGLPSTAGLVVHTMRGDIPLYRGNDPDLHVPMDDALRLENPPVLQTSAEDKTVVNQIFLQVAAPDPTRFTGEDARHWLEQVNACVEDITGFVLAVFMPDAHRMQLAVAPSSRLEVTEGGTTRLLVDNGGATSYLYNFRPQDFSEDAVFHASKPLVWVRVLAPGNPKVRFVQEKEAH encoded by the coding sequence ATGAGAAAAATATACGCTATTCTTTTTCTTGGTTTTTTAATTGTCCAGCCACTTTGGGCTGACGAAACGATTGAGGTCGCGGGGCGGCGGGTTCATAAAGTTGCAGACTACAAACGGCTGATACGTGTTTCCGACCGTTTTCAAAAATTCCCCGAGCGCGCACGGCATGGACTGAGCTTGGTTTTCGTTGGTGAGACTGAGCCGGACCACGGGTTGCCCTCAACTGCTGGTTTGGTCGTGCATACGATGAGAGGAGATATTCCGCTTTACCGTGGGAACGATCCGGACCTGCACGTCCCGATGGACGATGCGTTGCGTTTGGAAAATCCGCCTGTCTTACAAACGTCAGCGGAAGACAAAACCGTAGTGAACCAGATTTTTTTACAGGTAGCTGCGCCAGACCCCACACGCTTTACGGGTGAGGATGCGCGGCACTGGCTGGAGCAGGTTAATGCCTGCGTTGAGGATATTACGGGTTTTGTGCTGGCTGTTTTCATGCCGGACGCACATCGCATGCAGTTGGCTGTTGCCCCGTCGTCCCGCTTAGAGGTCACAGAAGGGGGGACAACGCGCCTCTTGGTCGATAATGGCGGTGCAACGTCATATCTTTACAATTTCCGCCCTCAAGATTTCTCGGAAGATGCGGTGTTTCATGCCAGTAAGCCGCTTGTGTGGGTCCGTGTTTTGGCGCCCGGAAATCCAAAAGTTAGATTTGTGCAGGAAAAAGAGGCGCATTAG
- the fabG gene encoding 3-oxoacyl-[acyl-carrier-protein] reductase, translating to MFSLTGKVALVTGATGGIGAAIARKLHAQGATVVLSGTREAVLTELAQSLGERAHVAVANLSDSAEADALVGKAEEVAGAPLDILVNNAGLTRDQLAIRMKDSDWAQVMTVDLESPFRLARAALKGMLRRRSGRIISIASIVGTTGNAGQANYAAAKAGMVGMSKSLAQEAGPRGVTVNVVAPGFIETPMTDVLPENLREKLVGSIPLGRMGGPDDIASAVVYLASNEAGWVTGTTLHVNGGMSMV from the coding sequence ATGTTTTCACTGACAGGCAAGGTTGCGCTGGTTACTGGTGCGACAGGTGGTATCGGTGCGGCAATCGCACGCAAGCTCCACGCGCAAGGCGCGACTGTAGTGCTGAGCGGCACACGTGAGGCTGTTCTTACTGAGTTGGCTCAGTCCCTCGGTGAGCGTGCGCATGTTGCTGTTGCCAACCTCTCAGATAGCGCCGAGGCAGATGCTTTGGTTGGCAAAGCGGAAGAGGTTGCTGGCGCACCGCTGGATATCCTCGTGAACAATGCTGGCTTGACGCGCGACCAGTTGGCTATCCGCATGAAGGATAGCGATTGGGCGCAGGTTATGACGGTTGATTTGGAAAGCCCATTCCGCTTGGCGCGCGCTGCTCTGAAGGGAATGCTGCGTCGCCGCTCAGGGCGTATCATTTCAATTGCTTCGATCGTGGGTACGACGGGCAATGCTGGCCAAGCCAACTATGCAGCGGCTAAAGCGGGTATGGTCGGTATGAGCAAGTCGCTTGCTCAAGAGGCTGGCCCGCGTGGTGTTACGGTCAACGTCGTTGCACCGGGCTTTATCGAAACGCCTATGACCGACGTTTTGCCGGAAAACCTGCGCGAAAAGCTGGTGGGTTCCATACCGCTGGGCCGCATGGGTGGGCCGGATGATATTGCATCAGCGGTTGTGTATCTTGCTTCCAACGAGGCAGGGTGGGTCACTGGCACGACCCTGCACGTCAATGGCGGAATGTCGATGGTTTAA
- a CDS encoding class I SAM-dependent methyltransferase, with protein MNHSETTDAVFQAFGTARDEEWLQALLASLHTPEQRGVSFPSYPPETLQREIHGHDGEVSLHEAYVFYREIKAYCAYVGRPVRSDTALLDVGCGWGRMLRLFMKDIRPEFLQGVEQTDRFLLAARRANPCVNFFHSGFAPALPLQDASLDLVTSWSYFAHVSEFSADQWMREIHRLLRKGGLAVVTTQSRRFLAFCAEQRLRRASGMRLEHPWHEACADSFTDEGRANSAFEAGKYLHAAIAKPPFPEAHYGEAIIPKNYILKNWSHLFRLVEYVDNPARFPHVLIVLQKI; from the coding sequence ATGAACCATTCTGAAACCACTGACGCCGTATTCCAGGCATTTGGCACGGCGCGTGATGAAGAGTGGTTACAGGCTTTATTGGCCTCATTACATACACCGGAGCAGAGGGGAGTCTCTTTCCCGTCATATCCTCCCGAAACATTGCAGCGTGAAATACACGGGCATGACGGAGAGGTATCTCTGCATGAGGCCTATGTTTTTTACCGGGAAATCAAAGCATATTGCGCTTATGTAGGGCGTCCCGTGCGCTCAGATACAGCATTGCTGGATGTCGGCTGTGGTTGGGGGCGAATGCTGCGGCTCTTCATGAAAGATATACGCCCTGAGTTTTTGCAGGGCGTTGAGCAAACAGACCGTTTTCTTCTTGCCGCGCGCCGTGCCAACCCTTGTGTTAATTTTTTCCATAGTGGTTTTGCCCCTGCTTTGCCGCTTCAAGACGCAAGCCTCGATCTTGTGACGTCGTGGTCCTATTTTGCGCATGTAAGTGAATTCAGTGCAGATCAGTGGATGCGGGAAATACACCGTTTGCTGCGTAAAGGTGGTTTGGCTGTCGTAACGACGCAAAGCCGCCGTTTTTTGGCGTTTTGCGCGGAGCAGAGACTGCGCCGCGCATCAGGAATGCGTCTTGAGCACCCTTGGCACGAAGCGTGTGCAGATAGTTTTACGGACGAAGGTCGTGCAAATTCAGCGTTCGAGGCTGGAAAGTATTTGCACGCGGCAATAGCCAAGCCGCCTTTTCCAGAGGCTCATTATGGTGAAGCAATTATTCCAAAAAATTATATTTTAAAAAACTGGTCACATTTATTTCGTTTGGTAGAGTATGTAGATAATCCTGCGCGTTTTCCTCATGTTTTAATTGTATTGCAAAAAATATAA
- the fabD gene encoding ACP S-malonyltransferase, whose translation MSVHAFVFPGQGSQSVGMGQALYDAFPVARAVFQEVDDALGEHLSRLMFEGDADVLTQTENAQPALFAVSLAAVRALEAEGGFALADKAALVAGHSLGEYSALAAAGTLGVAEGARLLRLRGQAMQRAVPAGEGGMAALLGVEAELAQEICAEAAQGETLEIANDNGGGQIVVSGKMGAIDRAIALAKEKGIKRAVKLPVSAPFHSSLMAPAAREMEEALAKAALNAPRIAVVANVTAAKVTDADAVRALLVQQVTGTVRWRETVQATEAMGITNMHELGAGKVLCGLARRIAPALKADNAGTPSEIEALLKAL comes from the coding sequence ATGTCCGTTCATGCTTTTGTCTTTCCCGGTCAGGGCAGTCAGTCCGTTGGTATGGGGCAGGCATTGTACGATGCTTTTCCTGTAGCGCGCGCCGTTTTCCAGGAAGTCGATGATGCACTGGGTGAGCATCTTTCCCGGTTGATGTTTGAAGGGGACGCAGACGTCCTCACGCAGACAGAAAACGCGCAGCCAGCATTGTTTGCCGTATCTCTTGCGGCAGTCCGTGCTTTGGAAGCTGAGGGTGGATTCGCACTCGCCGATAAAGCTGCGTTAGTGGCGGGGCATTCTCTGGGTGAATACTCAGCGCTTGCAGCTGCTGGAACACTTGGTGTGGCAGAGGGCGCGCGTCTTTTACGCTTGCGTGGCCAAGCTATGCAGCGCGCAGTGCCTGCTGGCGAAGGTGGCATGGCGGCGTTATTGGGCGTTGAAGCGGAGCTGGCGCAAGAGATCTGCGCTGAAGCAGCGCAAGGTGAAACGCTGGAAATCGCGAATGATAATGGCGGTGGGCAAATCGTCGTATCTGGGAAGATGGGGGCTATTGACCGCGCCATCGCACTCGCGAAGGAAAAAGGCATCAAGCGCGCTGTGAAGCTGCCTGTCTCAGCACCGTTCCACTCATCGCTGATGGCACCTGCCGCGCGTGAAATGGAAGAGGCTCTGGCAAAGGCAGCTCTCAACGCGCCGCGTATTGCAGTTGTTGCGAATGTCACTGCTGCGAAAGTGACGGATGCAGATGCTGTCCGTGCACTATTGGTACAGCAGGTTACTGGTACTGTTCGTTGGCGTGAGACGGTGCAGGCCACAGAAGCAATGGGCATTACCAACATGCATGAACTCGGTGCAGGCAAAGTGCTGTGCGGGCTGGCCCGCCGTATTGCGCCCGCACTGAAGGCTGACAATGCTGGCACGCCGTCTGAAATCGAAGCACTGCTCAAAGCTCTTTAA
- a CDS encoding glycine betaine ABC transporter substrate-binding protein: protein MTQLIIGHLYTSLHAGCASAVARVLEAHDVEVDFLDLDPDDVAETLESGEVDLLVSAWFPRDAGLVPDGARVIGDLYQPRASFAALTPMGAVNNLDATQVERLIVAEDAREALDGALKRLPALSSLPIEVVGEAALYGRLEKARAAGEKVLVAAMQPHAVFHHNFLTLVDDPDELLGGELSARMVLTGPAAARTDSDLIDELSEMMLGNKVMSALDYVIAVEEQDPEEAAESWQRGRLIPRDA, encoded by the coding sequence ATGACCCAGTTGATCATCGGCCATTTGTACACTTCATTACATGCAGGCTGCGCCAGTGCTGTAGCGCGCGTGTTGGAAGCGCATGATGTGGAGGTCGATTTCCTGGATCTTGATCCGGATGATGTCGCTGAAACATTGGAAAGTGGTGAAGTCGATCTTTTAGTGTCGGCTTGGTTCCCGCGCGACGCTGGGCTGGTTCCGGATGGCGCGCGCGTCATTGGTGACCTGTACCAACCACGTGCATCTTTTGCAGCTTTGACCCCAATGGGGGCTGTAAACAATCTGGATGCAACGCAGGTAGAGCGCTTGATCGTTGCGGAAGATGCGAGAGAGGCGCTGGATGGTGCATTGAAGCGTCTGCCGGCTTTGTCTTCTTTACCGATTGAAGTTGTGGGCGAAGCAGCTCTGTATGGCCGCCTTGAAAAAGCGCGTGCAGCGGGCGAGAAGGTCCTCGTTGCAGCCATGCAGCCTCATGCAGTTTTTCATCATAACTTTCTTACCCTTGTAGATGATCCAGATGAACTCCTTGGCGGTGAGTTGTCGGCGCGTATGGTGCTGACCGGACCAGCTGCGGCGCGCACCGATAGTGACTTGATTGATGAACTCTCGGAAATGATGCTCGGTAATAAAGTTATGAGCGCGCTGGATTACGTCATTGCTGTTGAAGAGCAGGACCCAGAGGAAGCTGCTGAGTCGTGGCAGCGTGGCCGTTTAATCCCAAGAGATGCCTGA